One genomic segment of Sanyastnella coralliicola includes these proteins:
- a CDS encoding sensor histidine kinase produces MTKKGKNWIKSIMGTGGIYFLVVLVVSIGAAYFFTGGKLFTSWRYFGIGTTWSMAIWYSQSLGNGYIIDRLDERISWLTHPWKRVTIGFLSLVVYSFVAFQIIQLTFGYFFFGWEQGEFFQSENFWKLFWFNGRIAVIISLSISTVLTAVGFFRGWREQAVKAERLEKEVYVQRYEALRNQLNPHFLFNSLNVLTELVYDDQELAVRFIRKMSDVYRYVLDSRDHELVSLEEELRFIEDYVGLLKERFAENLQVEFDDSLREQKAKYIVPMSLQLLMENAVKHNVVSTADPLNVRFAMNGNRIEVVNGLQLKKGEIPSGQLGLSYLQKRYDSYAQGEIEITQTETHFSVSIPLLELENEA; encoded by the coding sequence ATGACCAAGAAAGGTAAAAACTGGATCAAATCGATCATGGGTACCGGCGGGATCTATTTCCTGGTGGTACTTGTGGTTTCTATTGGAGCAGCCTACTTCTTTACCGGAGGAAAGCTTTTCACTTCTTGGAGGTACTTTGGGATTGGAACCACTTGGTCAATGGCGATTTGGTACTCACAATCCCTTGGAAACGGGTACATCATTGACCGTTTAGATGAGCGAATCTCATGGCTCACCCACCCATGGAAGCGAGTGACGATTGGCTTTCTCTCTTTGGTGGTTTATTCCTTCGTTGCCTTTCAAATCATCCAGTTAACCTTCGGATACTTCTTTTTCGGATGGGAACAAGGTGAGTTCTTCCAAAGCGAAAACTTCTGGAAACTCTTTTGGTTCAACGGACGAATCGCAGTCATCATCAGCCTTTCGATCAGTACCGTGCTCACTGCAGTAGGTTTCTTCAGAGGATGGAGAGAGCAAGCAGTGAAGGCAGAAAGGCTCGAGAAAGAAGTCTACGTTCAACGTTATGAGGCACTGAGGAATCAACTGAATCCGCATTTCCTCTTCAACAGTTTGAATGTCCTGACGGAACTCGTTTATGACGACCAAGAGCTAGCGGTTCGCTTCATTCGAAAGATGAGTGATGTATACCGTTACGTGCTTGACAGTCGAGATCACGAGCTAGTGTCTCTTGAAGAGGAACTTCGATTTATCGAAGATTACGTTGGTCTGCTGAAGGAACGATTTGCGGAGAACTTACAAGTAGAGTTTGACGATTCCCTGCGTGAGCAGAAAGCAAAATACATCGTACCCATGTCATTGCAGTTATTGATGGAGAACGCGGTCAAACACAATGTAGTGTCAACTGCAGATCCATTGAACGTGCGCTTTGCAATGAACGGTAATCGCATTGAGGTAGTCAACGGTTTGCAATTGAAAAAGGGCGAAATCCCGTCAGGTCAATTGGGCTTGAGCTATTTGCAAAAACGATACGACTCATACGCTCAGGGCGAGATCGAAATCACCCAAACAGAAACTCACTTCTCGGTGAGCATTCCTCTGCTTGAATTAGAGAATGAAGCATGA
- a CDS encoding TonB-dependent receptor domain-containing protein: MKTLLTFLLLFAGITLLAQPGKGPRGEGPRERPKIGVVNGKVVDAISDKPVEFATITMLSQRDSTVVTGGVTDKKGNFLIEEIPVGVYVVQITFIGYDVFEQRAIRLSPRGSTTHEFGTIKLNPSIAALGEAEIVEEKPMMELLMDKRVFNVDEIMGTQGASATEVMETLPSVEVDVDGNISLRGSQNVTVLIDGKPSALTGASRQALLEQIPASSIERIEVITNPSAKYDPDGMTGIINIVLKKNKLQGFHGNVSVAVGTGNQYNGSFGLNYRNKKVNVFTNYSYRSSDRFSIRNTDRISAFEDTEIMLDQAGEGERTRQNHTIKAGTDIYLSPSSTLSFSGNYNIGMGSDRDSVFNDQVYISGDPYSNFRRDTDSNNDREGYDLNASFTRDMAGQDHQLVADFRWSSFEGGSTNDISQTDLFTDQDLFDTFIESEFNENTDESQVLVAQVDYTRPLHGETGKLEVGYKSIVRDLLNSFYGEALDSTSMEVLPQLDRNNTFDYNEGIHALYAQYGRKIGKVSFQGGLRAEQVFTTSILVDTDEMFENDYFSLFPSGYFTYELSQNDEIQLSYSRRINRPRTRQLNPFPNYSDNLNLRRGNPFLLPEYTNSLELTYSYRTKKSQYVVSAYMQDVNDVIRRFTSTDSLGVNTTTYTNFAGMRNYGLELIINTKIAKWWNLSVSGNGYRIENDGTNVESDLATEAYSWSARATSTFRFDKGWQVQLMGFYRAPEIFPQGDFSGFSFLNASVKKSILDNRGSISLNLRDAFDTREFQFSSFGTGFTQEVYRKRQSRFLTFTFSYRFGKLEAGRDRRRGGGGFEGEREGGVDDMMD; this comes from the coding sequence ATGAAAACGCTTTTGACCTTTCTCCTGCTTTTCGCAGGAATCACACTCCTCGCCCAACCGGGAAAAGGCCCTCGTGGTGAAGGCCCACGCGAACGTCCGAAAATTGGCGTTGTCAATGGAAAAGTAGTCGATGCGATCTCAGACAAGCCTGTGGAATTCGCTACCATCACCATGCTTTCCCAGCGTGACAGTACCGTGGTAACTGGAGGTGTAACCGATAAGAAAGGAAACTTCCTGATTGAAGAAATCCCTGTTGGCGTTTACGTCGTTCAAATCACTTTCATTGGGTACGATGTCTTTGAACAACGTGCGATTCGTCTCTCTCCGCGAGGCAGCACTACCCATGAATTCGGAACAATCAAACTGAACCCTTCCATCGCTGCGTTGGGTGAAGCAGAAATCGTAGAGGAAAAACCGATGATGGAGTTGCTCATGGACAAACGCGTCTTCAACGTCGATGAAATCATGGGTACCCAAGGAGCTTCCGCAACTGAAGTGATGGAAACGCTCCCTTCAGTGGAAGTAGATGTTGATGGAAACATCAGCCTCCGAGGTTCGCAGAATGTGACGGTCTTGATTGACGGAAAACCTTCGGCACTTACTGGAGCTTCCAGACAGGCCTTGTTAGAGCAAATCCCAGCCAGTAGTATTGAGCGTATTGAAGTCATTACGAACCCCTCAGCGAAATACGACCCCGATGGAATGACTGGTATCATCAATATCGTATTAAAGAAAAACAAGCTTCAAGGATTCCATGGGAATGTATCGGTAGCTGTGGGAACCGGTAATCAATACAACGGTTCTTTTGGATTGAATTACCGTAACAAGAAAGTGAATGTCTTCACGAACTACAGCTATCGTAGTTCAGATCGATTCAGCATTCGAAATACAGACCGGATATCTGCCTTTGAAGACACGGAAATCATGCTTGACCAAGCCGGTGAAGGCGAACGCACGCGTCAAAACCACACGATCAAGGCAGGTACGGATATCTACCTATCGCCTTCTTCTACCCTCTCGTTCAGCGGGAATTACAACATTGGAATGGGCTCAGATCGTGACTCGGTATTCAACGATCAAGTCTACATTTCTGGAGATCCGTATTCAAACTTCAGACGAGATACTGATTCAAATAACGACCGTGAAGGATACGACCTGAATGCCAGCTTCACGCGCGACATGGCAGGTCAAGACCATCAGTTGGTAGCCGACTTCCGTTGGTCTTCTTTTGAAGGAGGTTCAACGAACGACATTTCACAAACTGACCTGTTCACTGACCAAGATTTGTTTGACACCTTCATCGAATCAGAGTTTAACGAAAACACCGATGAAAGTCAGGTACTCGTTGCTCAAGTTGACTATACCAGACCTCTGCACGGAGAGACTGGCAAACTAGAAGTAGGGTACAAATCCATCGTTCGCGACCTGCTCAATTCGTTCTATGGAGAGGCGCTCGACTCAACAAGCATGGAAGTGTTGCCACAACTAGACCGCAATAACACCTTCGACTACAATGAGGGCATTCATGCGCTGTATGCACAGTATGGAAGAAAGATTGGCAAAGTGAGCTTCCAAGGAGGCTTACGTGCAGAACAAGTCTTCACCACTTCAATTCTAGTTGACACGGATGAGATGTTTGAGAACGACTACTTCTCGTTATTCCCAAGTGGTTACTTCACCTACGAACTGAGTCAAAATGATGAAATTCAACTAAGCTACAGTCGTCGCATCAACCGACCACGAACACGTCAGTTGAACCCGTTCCCGAATTACAGCGACAACTTGAATTTACGTCGTGGTAATCCCTTCCTATTGCCAGAGTACACGAATTCATTGGAGCTCACTTACTCGTATCGCACAAAAAAATCGCAGTACGTAGTCAGCGCATACATGCAAGATGTGAATGACGTAATCAGACGATTTACTTCTACAGACAGCCTAGGTGTGAATACCACAACTTACACCAACTTCGCTGGAATGCGCAATTACGGCTTGGAGTTGATCATCAACACGAAGATCGCGAAGTGGTGGAACCTCAGCGTCAGCGGAAATGGTTATCGCATCGAAAACGACGGTACGAATGTAGAAAGTGATCTCGCTACAGAAGCTTACAGTTGGTCAGCACGCGCTACGAGCACATTCCGTTTCGACAAGGGATGGCAAGTACAGTTGATGGGCTTCTACCGAGCTCCGGAGATATTCCCGCAAGGTGATTTCAGTGGTTTCAGCTTTTTGAACGCTTCGGTGAAAAAGAGCATTCTCGATAACCGAGGAAGTATTTCACTTAACCTCCGAGATGCTTTTGACACACGTGAATTCCAATTCAGCTCATTCGGAACAGGCTTTACCCAAGAAGTCTACCGTAAGCGTCAATCGCGATTCTTAACCTTCACATTCAGCTACCGATTTGGCAAGCTGGAAGCTGGTCGTGACCGTCGTCGAGGTGGTGGAGGATTTGAAGGAGAGCGCGAAGGCGGTGTGGATGATATGATGGATTAA
- a CDS encoding GNAT family N-acetyltransferase — MYCRNFKEFKEGAARKSPTSAFVADTNGIGISLHSALTEDIRDCWDKLVGDDTIFLHSRYFDALGPLGESLEYRFACYTSGNDIVGVAAFQITKAIGSDLGSNIENNGTLSRLTNKLLRNRKIEFNVLVLGNSFASGEHGFRFKKEIPRDTQVQVLVETTEIIKAEEKKNGKRISATLIKDFYPESFQWADRFSGNGFSEFFVDPNMIMPIKASWNSFDDYLSALTSKYRTKAKAAIRRSKDIEIRELSPEDMTTLESDLLRLYEQVYDRADFKLGKLDAKCFFNLKQHLEECFSLKGFFLEGKLVGFQSSFVYDDCLDCHFVGIDYKLNHEYAIYSRMLYEYIDMAIQRKVSRISFGRTAMEIKSTVGAFPVDMKIYIRHRAKASNQLLKLIFGYVKPSEFNQRVAFKETELRELPIPQKEESATKAS; from the coding sequence ATGTACTGCCGAAATTTCAAGGAATTCAAGGAAGGGGCAGCTCGCAAGAGCCCAACGAGTGCGTTTGTAGCGGATACAAACGGCATTGGTATTTCTTTGCACTCGGCATTAACCGAAGACATTCGAGACTGTTGGGACAAGCTGGTTGGTGATGACACCATCTTTTTACACTCACGCTACTTTGATGCCTTGGGTCCTTTGGGCGAATCACTCGAATACCGTTTTGCCTGTTACACTTCAGGCAATGACATCGTAGGTGTCGCGGCTTTCCAAATCACCAAAGCCATTGGTTCCGATCTCGGATCGAACATTGAGAACAACGGCACACTAAGTCGTTTGACTAATAAGCTCTTGCGCAACCGCAAGATCGAGTTCAATGTACTGGTGCTTGGGAACAGCTTTGCTAGCGGTGAACATGGTTTCCGTTTCAAGAAGGAGATTCCTCGAGATACGCAGGTTCAGGTTTTAGTGGAGACCACGGAAATCATCAAAGCGGAAGAAAAGAAAAACGGGAAACGTATTTCAGCCACATTGATCAAAGACTTCTATCCTGAGTCGTTCCAATGGGCGGATCGTTTTTCTGGCAATGGTTTCTCGGAGTTCTTTGTTGACCCGAACATGATCATGCCGATCAAAGCTTCTTGGAACAGCTTCGACGATTACTTGAGTGCTCTGACTTCAAAGTACCGCACAAAGGCAAAAGCTGCTATTCGTAGGTCAAAAGACATCGAAATCAGAGAGCTTTCTCCTGAAGACATGACCACCTTAGAATCGGATCTACTCCGACTCTACGAACAAGTTTATGATCGTGCCGATTTCAAGCTAGGTAAGCTCGACGCGAAGTGCTTCTTCAACTTGAAGCAACACCTAGAAGAGTGTTTTTCTTTGAAAGGTTTTTTCCTGGAAGGGAAGCTGGTTGGCTTCCAGAGTAGTTTCGTTTACGACGATTGTCTCGATTGTCATTTCGTTGGGATCGACTACAAATTGAACCACGAGTACGCCATCTACTCGCGCATGCTCTACGAGTACATCGACATGGCCATTCAACGCAAAGTGTCTCGGATTTCATTTGGCCGAACAGCTATGGAAATCAAGAGTACGGTAGGCGCTTTTCCGGTAGACATGAAAATCTACATTCGACACCGTGCGAAGGCTTCGAATCAATTACTCAAATTGATCTTTGGCTACGTCAAACCAAGTGAATTCAATCAACGCGTTGCGTTCAAAGAAACAGAGTTAAGGGAGCTCCCCATACCCCAAAAAGAAGAATCGGCCACCAAGGCCAGTTAG
- a CDS encoding DUF2306 domain-containing protein, with translation MAAFAVLIGLYPLMYFIIDVDFGLLSTKSVDLLENHAWQRAFYLHIAFGGISLLTGWFQFVSKWRNQWPKLHRRLGYLYVSSVIISGISGFFVSWNATGGLIASFGFGSLSILWLLFTSLALWLAIKRQFELHRKAMIFSYAATFAAVTLRLWLPILVPVYGDFIPAYQVVSWLCWVPNLIFAWWLVKKRPEAQDTGKASAVKFIES, from the coding sequence ATGGCCGCATTTGCCGTGCTCATTGGGTTGTATCCTCTCATGTATTTTATCATTGATGTAGACTTTGGGTTATTGAGTACCAAGTCTGTGGATTTGCTCGAAAATCATGCTTGGCAACGGGCATTCTATCTTCATATCGCCTTTGGCGGAATCTCATTGCTGACGGGGTGGTTTCAGTTCGTTTCGAAATGGAGAAATCAATGGCCCAAGCTTCATCGAAGGCTGGGCTATCTTTATGTCAGTTCGGTAATCATTAGTGGAATCTCAGGCTTCTTCGTTTCATGGAATGCGACAGGCGGATTGATTGCATCTTTTGGATTTGGGAGTCTATCCATTCTATGGCTGCTGTTCACATCGCTCGCATTGTGGCTTGCTATTAAAAGACAATTTGAACTGCATCGCAAAGCCATGATATTCAGTTACGCAGCTACTTTTGCCGCCGTAACCTTGAGACTTTGGTTGCCTATTTTGGTTCCCGTGTATGGCGACTTCATACCGGCCTATCAAGTCGTATCATGGTTATGTTGGGTACCGAACCTCATCTTTGCTTGGTGGCTTGTAAAGAAGCGGCCTGAGGCTCAAGACACTGGGAAAGCTAGCGCTGTTAAATTTATAGAATCGTGA
- a CDS encoding LytR/AlgR family response regulator transcription factor, with the protein MKRVLIIEDEPRAVQRLKRLLGSLRPEWEVIATADTVVGAIEIMQTHSDADLIFSDIQLADGLSFEALEQVQPKTPIIFVTAYDQYAIKAFDHWSVDYLLKPSSEEDLAKALEKWERVSAPSSPTQSLDLKALMQEIAGQKTSYKQRYVVKVGDKLRFFDISEILAFYSEDRVSYLLTKEGRSYPLDTSLDEIAKSVDPSLYFRINRKFVVSAKSLLEITSWSNSRLRLVIKGMESEMVVVARERTTEFKQWLDQ; encoded by the coding sequence ATGAAAAGAGTTCTAATTATAGAAGACGAGCCGCGAGCGGTGCAGCGATTGAAGCGCTTATTGGGCTCCTTGCGTCCAGAGTGGGAAGTTATTGCCACTGCTGACACCGTAGTTGGAGCAATTGAGATTATGCAGACTCATTCGGATGCAGATCTCATCTTCAGTGATATTCAATTAGCGGATGGTTTGAGCTTTGAAGCGCTTGAGCAAGTACAACCGAAGACCCCGATCATTTTCGTGACGGCATATGATCAATATGCGATCAAAGCTTTTGACCATTGGAGTGTAGATTATCTCTTAAAACCTTCTTCTGAGGAAGACTTAGCGAAGGCGCTTGAAAAATGGGAGCGCGTATCAGCACCAAGTTCGCCAACTCAATCGCTAGACTTGAAGGCGTTAATGCAGGAAATTGCCGGACAGAAAACTTCATACAAGCAACGTTATGTGGTGAAGGTAGGAGACAAGCTTCGCTTTTTTGACATCAGCGAGATTTTGGCTTTCTACAGCGAAGACCGTGTGAGTTATCTGCTCACCAAGGAGGGAAGAAGTTACCCTCTTGATACTTCGTTGGATGAGATTGCGAAGTCTGTGGATCCTTCTCTTTACTTCCGGATCAATCGAAAATTCGTCGTTTCAGCGAAATCATTGCTCGAGATCACTTCGTGGAGTAACAGTCGTTTGCGATTGGTGATCAAAGGCATGGAATCTGAAATGGTTGTGGTAGCGCGCGAACGCACCACAGAATTCAAGCAATGGCTTGATCAGTGA
- a CDS encoding 2TM domain-containing protein → MNELTYTSNSADMNDQEKYERARKQVEEEKGFYSHLITYVIVITGLIILNQLTSNHQWWYWPALGWGIGLTIHGLGVFGSNFFFGRKWEERRMRQLMEDDQER, encoded by the coding sequence ATGAACGAACTAACTTACACCAGTAATTCTGCCGATATGAACGATCAAGAGAAATACGAACGCGCCCGCAAACAAGTAGAAGAGGAGAAAGGGTTTTACTCACACCTCATCACTTACGTCATTGTTATCACTGGATTGATCATTTTGAATCAATTGACAAGTAATCACCAATGGTGGTACTGGCCAGCCCTCGGTTGGGGAATTGGACTCACGATTCACGGATTGGGAGTGTTCGGTTCGAACTTCTTCTTCGGACGGAAATGGGAAGAACGCAGAATGCGCCAATTGATGGAAGATGACCAAGAAAGGTAA
- a CDS encoding YfhO family protein, with protein MKDMLFKAIPHTVAVLVFVILSSVFFSPAYDGHDLRQGDIAQFLGMSKEIRDYREFYEEETLWTNSMFGGMPSYQISLLQTRNVPKMIFTAIRTAFPGPVGTVFLAMLSFYILGLCLRVNPWLAMIGGVAFGFSSVHILYLAAGHASKINAIALMPGVLGGVLLAYRGKMFLGAGVAALFLAMHLSANHLQMTYYLIYLIAFAGIAEIIRLAMKGDLGTAIKASGLLVVGAILAVLPNLTNILTTYEYSKYSTRGDSELTILPPAIAEIDPNKEINDDGLEKDYILEYSMARGEFWSMMVPNIKGGAAGAIGNDRDLLKAVDSQYRENVAQSNRYWGEQNYTGGAFYFGALIMALFIASLFVLKDPLKWAFLLLSMLAIILSWRTASGLTDFFIDNVPLFGKFRDTKMMLVVISIMAPTMSILLIDQLIKGLEDKRKKWLFIGMGAAVLPLILFMAAPNVMDFISPMETAQFQEAIIQSNNDFQMVDFIDGLKESLVKVRQKIMLKDIQRSLLIILLGFAILVVLALKKLDYRIALAVLGVVIIGDIYNVDRRYLNNDKKGGQYLSWQKTIDKQFPYMAGQADQMIFDLEIQKNPELASIVRDAVEDFQKTAKDKYFDDLRSNEKEMATVKVQQSAQFGMFNLNTNFRVLNIRNPFSDARTSYFHKSLGGYHGAKLGRYNELVEFYMRTELQRFLESANTIGAAALQNMEIANMLNAQYLILDPNGQPLPNPNANGNVWFVEDVEFVDSANEEMESMEIFDSKVTAIVHNEFKDKVPVAITPDSTAVIEMTEYKPNMISYRSNASTKQLAVFSEIWYPKGWLAYVDGVEQPIVRANYVLRGLALEPGEHEIEFVFDPAVYHSGQTYSLIGSILLLLFVGGTGFLAYRREETPEAA; from the coding sequence ATGAAAGACATGCTATTCAAAGCCATTCCTCACACCGTTGCGGTCTTGGTATTCGTCATCCTTTCGAGTGTTTTCTTTAGTCCGGCATATGACGGACATGACCTTCGACAAGGTGATATCGCGCAGTTCCTCGGAATGTCAAAGGAGATTCGCGACTACCGCGAATTCTATGAAGAAGAGACGCTTTGGACCAACAGCATGTTCGGTGGAATGCCGAGTTACCAAATCTCATTACTACAGACGCGGAATGTTCCGAAGATGATTTTCACCGCCATCCGAACCGCCTTTCCTGGTCCGGTGGGAACGGTATTTCTTGCCATGCTCAGCTTTTACATCCTCGGACTCTGTTTGAGGGTCAACCCATGGCTGGCGATGATAGGCGGGGTGGCCTTTGGCTTCTCCAGCGTGCACATACTTTACCTCGCCGCCGGGCACGCCTCGAAGATCAATGCGATTGCTTTGATGCCGGGAGTTCTAGGAGGTGTCTTGCTCGCCTATCGAGGAAAAATGTTCCTCGGTGCCGGTGTTGCGGCCTTGTTCTTGGCCATGCATCTTTCAGCGAACCACCTTCAGATGACCTATTACTTGATCTATTTGATCGCCTTTGCCGGCATCGCTGAGATCATTCGTTTGGCCATGAAAGGTGATCTGGGAACGGCTATCAAGGCTTCTGGATTGCTAGTGGTCGGGGCCATCTTGGCGGTGTTACCCAACTTGACCAACATACTCACGACTTACGAGTACAGCAAGTACTCTACACGTGGTGATTCTGAGTTGACTATTCTTCCTCCCGCTATCGCGGAAATCGATCCAAATAAAGAGATCAATGATGATGGACTTGAAAAAGACTACATCCTCGAATACAGTATGGCTCGTGGAGAATTCTGGTCGATGATGGTTCCAAACATTAAAGGAGGAGCTGCTGGTGCTATTGGGAATGACCGCGACCTCTTGAAGGCGGTGGATTCACAGTATCGTGAAAACGTAGCACAGAGTAACCGCTATTGGGGAGAACAGAACTACACTGGAGGTGCCTTCTACTTTGGAGCACTGATCATGGCCTTGTTCATTGCTTCGCTATTTGTTTTGAAAGACCCGTTGAAATGGGCCTTCCTACTGCTTTCGATGTTGGCCATCATTCTTTCATGGAGAACCGCGAGTGGCTTGACGGATTTCTTCATCGATAATGTACCGTTGTTCGGTAAGTTCCGCGATACGAAAATGATGTTGGTGGTGATTTCCATCATGGCACCAACCATGAGCATTTTGTTGATTGATCAGCTAATTAAAGGTCTTGAAGACAAACGTAAGAAATGGCTCTTCATAGGTATGGGAGCTGCGGTGCTTCCGTTGATCCTTTTCATGGCTGCGCCGAACGTCATGGACTTCATTTCACCAATGGAAACGGCACAGTTCCAGGAGGCTATCATTCAGTCAAACAATGACTTCCAGATGGTGGATTTCATTGATGGTTTGAAAGAGTCATTGGTTAAAGTGCGCCAGAAGATCATGTTGAAAGACATCCAGCGTAGCCTCTTGATTATCTTGCTTGGCTTTGCGATTCTAGTAGTGCTAGCATTGAAGAAACTTGATTACCGCATTGCTCTCGCCGTGCTTGGTGTGGTCATTATCGGAGACATCTACAACGTTGACCGTCGCTATTTGAATAATGATAAGAAGGGCGGACAGTACCTCAGTTGGCAAAAGACCATCGATAAGCAATTCCCTTACATGGCTGGTCAGGCAGATCAGATGATTTTCGACCTAGAGATTCAAAAGAATCCTGAACTCGCGTCGATTGTGAGGGATGCGGTAGAAGATTTCCAGAAAACTGCCAAGGACAAATACTTCGATGATCTTCGTTCGAACGAAAAGGAGATGGCTACCGTCAAAGTGCAGCAATCTGCTCAGTTCGGGATGTTCAATTTGAACACAAACTTCCGTGTATTGAATATCAGAAACCCATTCAGTGACGCACGTACGAGTTACTTCCACAAATCTCTAGGTGGGTATCACGGAGCGAAGCTTGGTCGATACAATGAATTGGTAGAGTTCTACATGCGTACGGAACTTCAGCGTTTCCTTGAGTCAGCAAATACCATTGGTGCGGCAGCACTTCAGAATATGGAGATCGCTAACATGTTGAATGCCCAATACCTCATCTTGGATCCGAACGGGCAACCGCTTCCAAACCCGAATGCGAATGGAAATGTGTGGTTTGTTGAGGACGTAGAGTTTGTTGATTCAGCCAATGAAGAGATGGAGTCAATGGAAATCTTTGATTCGAAGGTGACGGCCATTGTACACAACGAATTCAAAGACAAGGTACCTGTAGCGATCACACCTGATTCAACAGCTGTGATTGAGATGACGGAATACAAGCCGAATATGATTTCTTACCGCTCGAACGCTTCCACAAAGCAGCTCGCAGTGTTCTCTGAAATCTGGTACCCGAAGGGATGGCTCGCATACGTAGACGGAGTTGAACAGCCGATTGTACGCGCGAACTATGTACTACGTGGTCTTGCTTTGGAACCAGGTGAGCACGAGATCGAATTCGTGTTTGACCCAGCCGTTTACCACAGCGGACAAACGTACTCGTTGATTGGATCAATCCTGTTATTGCTGTTCGTTGGCGGAACTGGATTCCTGGCTTACCGTCGCGAAGAGACTCCCGAAGCGGCTTAG